One part of the Streptomyces sp. NBC_00286 genome encodes these proteins:
- a CDS encoding glutaminase has protein sequence MFTSSPAFQPVLHRIAAEIENMPARGRPADYIPALAACDPRRFGMAVAELDGTVYGVGDWRQPFSAQSLTKVFTLALVLAGGGEDLWERVGREPSGNPFNSLVQLEYENGIPRNPFINAGALVVTDRLHTQTGDAAGTLLDFLRAESGNPQLASDKDVAASEASHGDRNAALGHFMASYGNIGNPVPVLLEQYFRQCSIEASCADLALATGFLARHGLRADGTRLLTSSQAKQVNAVMLTCGTYDAAGEFAYRVGLPGKSGVGGGIIAVVPGHCTLCVWSPGLDERGNSVAGVAALERFTTLTGLSVF, from the coding sequence ATGTTCACGTCGTCGCCGGCCTTCCAGCCGGTACTCCACCGCATCGCCGCCGAGATCGAGAACATGCCCGCACGTGGCCGCCCCGCCGACTACATCCCGGCCCTCGCGGCCTGCGACCCGCGCCGCTTCGGTATGGCCGTCGCCGAACTCGACGGCACGGTGTACGGCGTGGGGGACTGGCGGCAGCCGTTCTCCGCGCAGTCGCTCACCAAGGTGTTCACCCTCGCCCTCGTTCTGGCGGGCGGGGGTGAAGACTTGTGGGAGCGCGTCGGGCGTGAGCCCTCCGGCAACCCCTTCAACTCGCTGGTGCAGCTGGAGTACGAGAACGGCATCCCGCGCAATCCCTTCATCAACGCGGGCGCCCTCGTCGTCACCGACCGCCTCCACACCCAGACCGGCGACGCGGCCGGCACTCTCCTCGACTTCCTGCGCGCGGAGAGCGGCAACCCGCAGCTCGCCAGCGACAAGGACGTCGCCGCCTCCGAGGCCTCCCACGGCGACCGCAACGCCGCTCTCGGCCACTTCATGGCGTCGTACGGAAACATCGGCAACCCAGTCCCGGTGCTCCTGGAGCAGTACTTCCGGCAGTGCTCCATCGAGGCGTCCTGCGCCGACCTCGCCCTCGCCACCGGGTTCCTCGCCCGCCACGGCCTAAGGGCCGACGGCACGCGCCTGCTGACCAGCAGTCAGGCCAAGCAGGTCAACGCGGTCATGCTCACCTGCGGCACCTACGACGCCGCGGGCGAGTTCGCGTACCGGGTCGGCCTGCCCGGCAAGAGCGGCGTGGGCGGCGGCATCATCGCCGTCGTCCCGGGCCACTGCACGCTGTGCGTGTGGAGCCCGGGCCTGGACGAACGGGGTAACTCCGTGGCGGGCGTCGCGGCCCTGGAGCGTTTCACGACGCTGACGGGATTGTCCGTGTTCTGA
- a CDS encoding amino acid permease, with protein sequence MSEQSLHEEIPKKQAVHVDAGDAGYSKSLKSRHVNMIAIGGAIGTGLFLGAGGRLADAGPSLFIAYAVCGIFAFLVVRALGELVLYRPSSGAFVSYAREFLGEKGAYTAGWMYFLNWATTGIADITAVATYTHYWGMFSDIPQWVIALIALAVVLTVNLISVKYFGELEFWFAIIKVGALVAFMFIGIFLLATQQPVDGTTPGPSLITDNGGLFPNGLLPMLLIVQGVVFAYASVELVGVAAGETENPEKIMPKAINSIMWRVGLFYVGSVVLLSMLLPWSSYSAGESPFVTVLSNIGIPAAGGVMNLVVMTAAMSSLNSGLYSTGRILRSMAMSGSAPKFTSVMSRSQVPYGGILLTSGICVLGVGLNFVVPDDAFEIVLNFAAIGILATWGMIMICHLVFWRKTQDGELERPSYRLPGSPWTELVTLFFLASVLVLMYADGGAGRTTVLCLPLIVAALVAGWFGVRRKVAAIQKSGADA encoded by the coding sequence GTGAGCGAGCAGTCCCTCCACGAAGAGATACCGAAGAAGCAGGCCGTTCACGTCGACGCCGGCGACGCGGGGTACAGCAAGTCCCTGAAGTCCCGGCACGTCAACATGATCGCCATCGGCGGCGCCATCGGCACCGGCCTCTTCCTCGGTGCCGGCGGACGGCTCGCCGACGCCGGGCCTTCGCTCTTCATCGCGTACGCCGTCTGCGGAATCTTCGCCTTCCTGGTCGTGCGTGCCCTCGGCGAACTCGTCCTGTACCGGCCCTCGTCCGGCGCCTTCGTGTCGTACGCCCGGGAGTTCCTCGGCGAGAAAGGCGCGTACACCGCGGGCTGGATGTACTTCCTGAACTGGGCGACCACCGGCATCGCCGACATCACCGCGGTCGCCACCTACACCCACTACTGGGGCATGTTCTCCGACATTCCGCAGTGGGTGATCGCGCTCATCGCACTCGCCGTCGTCCTCACTGTGAACCTCATCTCGGTGAAGTACTTCGGTGAGCTGGAGTTCTGGTTCGCGATCATCAAGGTCGGCGCCCTGGTCGCCTTCATGTTCATCGGGATTTTCCTGCTGGCTACCCAGCAGCCCGTGGACGGCACCACCCCCGGCCCCTCCCTGATCACCGACAACGGCGGTCTCTTCCCCAACGGCCTGCTGCCGATGCTGCTGATCGTCCAGGGCGTCGTCTTCGCCTACGCCTCCGTCGAGCTGGTCGGCGTCGCGGCGGGTGAGACGGAGAACCCGGAGAAGATCATGCCGAAGGCGATCAACTCCATCATGTGGCGCGTCGGTCTCTTCTACGTCGGCTCCGTGGTCCTCCTCTCGATGCTGCTGCCGTGGTCGTCGTACAGCGCCGGCGAGAGCCCGTTCGTCACGGTGCTGTCCAACATCGGCATCCCGGCCGCGGGCGGCGTGATGAACCTGGTCGTGATGACCGCAGCCATGTCCTCGCTGAACTCCGGCCTGTACTCCACCGGCCGCATCCTCCGCTCCATGGCAATGTCCGGTTCGGCGCCGAAGTTCACCTCGGTGATGAGCCGCAGCCAGGTCCCGTACGGCGGAATCCTGCTCACCAGCGGTATCTGTGTACTCGGTGTCGGGCTCAACTTCGTCGTCCCCGACGACGCGTTCGAGATCGTGCTGAACTTCGCGGCCATCGGCATCCTCGCCACCTGGGGCATGATCATGATCTGTCACCTGGTCTTCTGGCGGAAGACGCAGGATGGCGAGCTGGAGCGGCCCAGTTACCGGCTGCCGGGTTCCCCCTGGACCGAGCTCGTCACGCTGTTCTTCCTCGCCTCCGTGCTGGTGCTGATGTACGCCGACGGGGGAGCGGGACGTACGACCGTGCTGTGTCTGCCGCTGATCGTGGCGGCGCTGGTGGCGGGATGGTTCGGCGTACGGCGCAAAGTGGCCGCCATACAGAAGTCCGGAGCCGACGCGTGA
- a CDS encoding glycosyltransferase 87 family protein: MRLPRTERGRLVLVLVLVAAVTVFTATVPLLRGWFDLRVYHGAIDAWIHHGGRIYDYHVPGTTYGFTYPPFAAVSMVPMALLGLHAAIAVGLLLNLAATAVVLGILMPRELRRRHGWFGFALAICMLAMFEPARDTFSFGQVNLLLLALVLVDAWLLSTGRGRRAGVGIGLAAAIKLTPAIFIVLLLLARRPRAASVAAAVTATATALAAWAAPDPSRFYWTEAVWDTTRIGRLAYVSNQSLQGVLARLADPAEPSRIVWALAALAVLGVWAWRAHRAIAADDLMGAFALTGLVACLVSPITWVHHLVWLLPSFAILVEEGLRRRRLLWAAGVSYVLLCSSVVWLWFDDASGVDGFLGSNLYVWITLGLLFALPVGQTRVNHLVRSTTATAPAPRQAAPEIAPAAAHRSEPSATTMAAGTGAGPACGTEREGTSEPTGSTRPAAPKPQSSSERASS, from the coding sequence ATGAGGCTTCCGCGTACGGAACGGGGGCGGCTCGTCCTCGTCCTGGTCCTCGTCGCCGCCGTGACGGTCTTCACCGCGACCGTGCCGCTGCTGCGCGGCTGGTTCGACCTGCGGGTGTACCACGGGGCCATCGACGCCTGGATTCACCACGGCGGCCGGATCTACGACTACCACGTGCCTGGGACGACGTACGGCTTCACCTACCCGCCCTTCGCGGCGGTCAGCATGGTCCCGATGGCGCTCCTCGGACTGCACGCCGCGATCGCCGTCGGACTGCTCCTCAACCTCGCGGCGACAGCCGTGGTCCTAGGCATCCTGATGCCGCGCGAACTGCGTCGCCGACACGGCTGGTTCGGTTTCGCCTTGGCCATCTGCATGCTGGCCATGTTCGAGCCCGCCCGCGACACCTTCAGTTTCGGCCAAGTCAACCTTCTGCTGCTGGCACTCGTCCTCGTCGACGCCTGGCTGCTGTCCACCGGGCGCGGTCGCCGGGCGGGCGTCGGCATCGGGCTTGCCGCCGCGATCAAGCTCACGCCCGCGATCTTCATCGTTCTGCTGCTGCTCGCCCGGCGCCCCCGCGCTGCCTCGGTCGCGGCGGCCGTCACCGCGACCGCCACCGCCCTCGCGGCTTGGGCGGCACCAGATCCCTCCCGCTTCTACTGGACCGAGGCCGTCTGGGACACGACCCGCATCGGCCGCCTCGCCTATGTGTCCAACCAGTCCCTGCAGGGCGTACTGGCTCGGCTCGCCGACCCCGCCGAACCGAGCCGTATCGTCTGGGCGCTGGCCGCTCTCGCCGTCCTGGGCGTCTGGGCCTGGCGCGCCCACCGGGCCATCGCCGCCGACGACCTGATGGGCGCCTTCGCTCTGACCGGGCTCGTCGCCTGCCTGGTCAGCCCGATCACCTGGGTGCACCATCTCGTCTGGCTGCTGCCGTCCTTCGCGATCCTCGTCGAGGAGGGGCTGCGGCGCCGGCGGCTGCTGTGGGCCGCGGGCGTGTCGTACGTGCTCTTGTGCAGCAGCGTGGTGTGGCTGTGGTTCGACGACGCGTCCGGTGTCGACGGCTTCCTCGGAAGCAACCTCTACGTGTGGATCACCCTCGGCCTGCTGTTCGCCCTGCCCGTCGGTCAGACACGCGTGAACCATCTGGTGCGCAGCACCACGGCCACGGCTCCCGCACCCAGACAGGCCGCGCCCGAGATCGCCCCCGCCGCCGCCCACCGGTCGGAGCCGTCGGCGACCACCATGGCCGCGGGCACCGGCGCCGGGCCCGCCTGCGGTACGGAACGCGAGGGCACCAGCGAGCCCACCGGCTCGACACGCCCGGCGGCCCCGAAGCCCCAGTCGAGCAGCGAGCGCGCCTCTTCGTAG
- the crcB gene encoding fluoride efflux transporter CrcB: MNWLLVIAGGMVGAPLRYLTDRAVQTRHDTVFPWGTFTVNVIGCLILGTLTGAAAAGAASSHIQLLLGTGLCGALTTYSTFSYETLRLTEGGARFYAAVNVIASVVAGLGAAFVGVSIAEALWA, translated from the coding sequence GTGAACTGGCTGTTGGTGATCGCCGGCGGAATGGTCGGCGCCCCCCTGCGCTACCTCACCGACCGGGCGGTGCAGACCCGCCACGACACGGTCTTCCCCTGGGGCACCTTCACCGTGAACGTCATCGGCTGCCTGATCCTGGGCACCCTGACCGGCGCGGCCGCGGCCGGAGCAGCCTCCTCACACATCCAACTCCTGCTCGGCACAGGCCTGTGCGGCGCGCTCACCACATACTCGACGTTCTCGTACGAGACCTTGCGGCTGACCGAGGGCGGGGCCCGTTTCTACGCCGCCGTCAACGTGATCGCGAGCGTGGTGGCGGGGCTGGGTGCGGCCTTTGTGGGGGTTTCGATCGCTGAGGCTTTGTGGGCGTAG
- a CDS encoding asparaginase yields MSPNALAQQASSVAEAPAIREPLHAPVAQLVRGGVIEGIHYGSVVVLAADGTVELQIGDIEAAFYPRSALKPVQAVALLRAGLPLDGELLALTAASHSGEERHLAGTRRILEQAGLPEDALRNVPDLPYDPVVREAWVREGRLPSRLAQNCSGKHAAMLYTAHLNAWSLDDYLEPAHPLQQAIAEIVEDLTGQAIAAVTVDGCGAPLFSVSLHGLARAAARITTAPPGTPEARVADAMREHAEMASGSGRDVAALMRAVPGLLTKDGFEGVHVAALPDGRAVAVKIADGADRARLPVVAAALARSGVDPDVLAEFAQAPLFGGGEVVGSIRPARALEPLTEA; encoded by the coding sequence GTGAGCCCCAACGCCCTTGCCCAACAGGCCAGTTCAGTCGCCGAGGCGCCCGCGATCCGGGAGCCGCTGCACGCACCCGTCGCCCAGCTCGTACGCGGCGGTGTCATCGAGGGCATCCACTACGGCTCGGTCGTCGTGCTCGCCGCCGACGGCACGGTGGAGCTGCAGATCGGCGACATCGAGGCGGCCTTCTACCCGCGCTCGGCGCTCAAGCCCGTACAGGCCGTGGCGCTGCTGAGGGCCGGGCTGCCGCTCGACGGGGAACTGCTCGCGCTGACCGCGGCCAGCCACTCCGGCGAGGAGCGGCATCTCGCCGGCACCCGGCGGATCCTGGAGCAGGCCGGGCTTCCCGAGGACGCGCTGCGCAATGTGCCGGACCTGCCGTACGACCCGGTCGTACGGGAGGCCTGGGTGCGTGAGGGGCGGCTGCCGTCGCGGCTCGCGCAGAACTGCTCGGGCAAGCACGCGGCGATGCTCTACACGGCACATCTCAACGCCTGGTCGCTCGACGACTACCTCGAGCCCGCGCATCCGCTCCAGCAAGCGATCGCGGAGATCGTCGAAGATCTCACCGGGCAGGCCATCGCGGCGGTGACGGTGGACGGGTGCGGTGCGCCCCTGTTCTCCGTATCGCTGCACGGGCTGGCGCGCGCCGCCGCCCGGATCACCACCGCACCGCCCGGCACGCCCGAGGCGCGGGTGGCCGACGCGATGCGCGAGCACGCCGAAATGGCGTCCGGCTCCGGCCGCGACGTCGCCGCGCTGATGCGGGCCGTGCCGGGGCTGCTCACCAAGGACGGCTTCGAGGGCGTACACGTCGCGGCGCTGCCCGACGGGCGGGCGGTCGCCGTGAAGATCGCGGACGGCGCGGACCGGGCCCGGCTGCCCGTGGTCGCCGCCGCCCTCGCACGCAGCGGCGTCGACCCGGACGTACTCGCCGAATTCGCCCAGGCGCCGCTGTTCGGCGGCGGGGAGGTGGTCGGGAGCATCCGGCCGGCCCGCGCACTGGAACCGCTGACCGAGGCCTGA
- a CDS encoding FadR/GntR family transcriptional regulator produces MNLSDSQTGGSVPRRVSAMEAVLSHLRSAIERGEYAVGDKLPSEAELCRSLEVSRPVLREALRALQTMGLTVSRTGKGTFVVSNGPVVDPTFGDYAASDLIEVRRHVEIPVAGYAAARRTPEDLDHLAHLLDRMERETDTTAWVAMDTLFHLAVAQAAQNPVFRRVIEEIRDALARQSAFLNELGGRREQSNREHRAIVEALIDGSEHDATEAMAHHLDRVETTLTAIVRPEGSESPDGPESTDTPTEGEPPE; encoded by the coding sequence GTGAACCTGTCAGACAGCCAGACAGGTGGCTCGGTGCCCCGGCGCGTCAGCGCTATGGAAGCGGTGCTCAGTCATCTGCGGAGTGCGATCGAGCGCGGCGAGTACGCCGTGGGGGACAAGCTGCCGTCCGAGGCGGAGCTGTGCCGGAGTCTCGAGGTCAGCCGTCCTGTGTTGCGGGAGGCGTTGCGGGCCCTGCAGACGATGGGGCTGACCGTGTCGCGTACCGGCAAGGGGACGTTCGTCGTCTCGAACGGGCCGGTCGTCGACCCCACCTTCGGCGACTACGCGGCCAGCGACCTGATAGAGGTCCGGCGCCATGTCGAGATCCCCGTCGCGGGCTACGCCGCCGCCCGCCGTACGCCCGAGGATCTCGACCATCTCGCCCACCTGCTCGACCGGATGGAGCGCGAGACCGACACCACCGCCTGGGTGGCGATGGACACGCTCTTCCATCTCGCGGTCGCGCAGGCCGCGCAGAACCCGGTCTTCCGACGGGTGATCGAGGAGATTCGCGACGCGCTGGCCCGCCAGTCCGCGTTCCTCAACGAACTCGGCGGCCGTCGCGAGCAGTCCAACCGCGAACACCGGGCGATCGTCGAGGCGTTGATCGACGGCAGCGAGCACGATGCCACCGAAGCCATGGCCCACCACCTCGACCGCGTCGAGACGACCCTCACCGCGATCGTGCGCCCCGAGGGCAGCGAAAGCCCCGACGGCCCCGAGAGCACCGACACCCCCACAGAAGGCGAGCCCCCGGAGTGA
- the rho gene encoding transcription termination factor Rho gives MTPDHMHSSAKGPTHMTTTLERPPTSHTQEQATGVLDITPNGQGHLRATGCLPESTDLQVSPALIRRYGLRKGDLVEGVGAAVRGKQRALTGIERVNGRSPGELRSRPHFRDLTPLHPRERLRLEHPAGGLTTRVIDLVSPIGKGQRGLIVAPPKTGKTVLLQQLAAAVAGNHPECHLMVVLLDERPEEVTDMRRSVRGEVLASTFDRAPKQHIALAELAVERAKRLVEAGQDVVILLDSLTRLCRAHNNAAATGGRTLSGGVDAAALAGPKRLFGAARLAEEGGSLTILATTLVETGSRADDFYFEELKSTGNMELRLDRALASRRIFPAVDITPSGTRREELLVPASELAAVRGLRRALHSRGDTQAGLETLLERMRDTPDNATFLRQVQQTVPGGR, from the coding sequence ATGACCCCCGACCACATGCATTCGTCCGCGAAAGGACCCACCCACATGACCACCACACTCGAACGCCCGCCCACTTCGCACACGCAGGAGCAGGCCACCGGCGTACTCGACATCACCCCCAACGGACAGGGCCATCTGCGTGCCACCGGCTGCCTGCCCGAGTCCACCGACCTCCAGGTCTCCCCCGCGCTGATCCGCCGGTACGGCCTGCGCAAGGGAGACCTCGTCGAAGGCGTAGGCGCAGCAGTACGCGGCAAGCAGCGCGCCCTCACCGGGATCGAGCGCGTCAACGGCCGCTCACCCGGAGAGCTGCGCTCCCGCCCGCACTTCCGTGACCTCACACCGCTGCACCCGCGCGAGCGGCTGCGGCTCGAACACCCGGCGGGCGGCCTGACGACCCGGGTCATCGACCTGGTCTCGCCGATCGGCAAGGGCCAGCGCGGGCTCATCGTCGCCCCGCCGAAGACCGGCAAGACGGTGCTGCTTCAGCAGCTGGCCGCCGCCGTGGCCGGTAACCACCCCGAGTGCCATCTGATGGTGGTGCTGCTCGACGAGCGTCCCGAGGAGGTCACCGACATGCGGCGTTCCGTACGCGGTGAGGTGCTGGCCTCGACCTTCGACCGGGCGCCGAAGCAGCACATCGCGCTCGCCGAGCTGGCCGTGGAGCGGGCCAAGCGGCTGGTCGAGGCGGGGCAGGACGTCGTGATCCTTCTGGACTCGCTGACCCGGCTGTGCAGGGCGCACAACAACGCGGCCGCCACCGGTGGCCGCACCCTCAGCGGCGGTGTCGACGCCGCCGCGCTCGCCGGGCCCAAGCGGCTCTTCGGTGCCGCGCGTCTTGCCGAGGAGGGCGGTTCGCTCACGATCCTCGCCACGACACTGGTGGAGACGGGCTCGCGTGCCGACGACTTCTACTTCGAGGAGCTCAAGAGCACCGGCAACATGGAGCTGCGCCTGGACCGCGCGCTGGCGTCCAGGCGGATCTTTCCGGCCGTCGACATCACGCCGTCCGGCACGCGACGCGAGGAACTCCTGGTTCCGGCAAGTGAGTTGGCGGCGGTACGAGGTCTGCGGCGCGCCCTGCACTCCCGCGGCGACACGCAGGCGGGCCTCGAAACTCTGCTGGAGCGGATGCGGGACACGCCGGACAACGCCACGTTTCTGCGTCAGGTCCAGCAGACCGTGCCCGGAGGCCGGTGA
- the mptB gene encoding polyprenol phosphomannose-dependent alpha 1,6 mannosyltransferase MptB, translating to MGFSVDLRRCQLLGLVGSGFLAAGGETAGALPVRELLAPASARAALGLVGVYFGVVLLIAAWALLGRVIRGPEPPTPRALLVVLGVWAAPLLLAPPLFSRDVYSYLAQGAMVDAHMDVYTHGPARLGGPLADEVAPVWQHTATPYGPAFLAVASALSGLTRGEVPAGLFGMRVVAVLGVALMAAALPRLARHSGADPAAALWLGALNPLVLLHLVAGAHNDAIMLGLLGIGLVAALGRWPVLGAVLVTLAALVKVPALLGLAAVVALQVRAGRGLLKATVTTGAAALATTVVATAVAGTGYGWISALKTPISPHNWSPTSVLGRATESLLQDLGSDLAPLALPAWHALGLVVTVVVILAIWLRRPRLSPVYALGLSLATVAVLGPAIRPWYALWGLFLIAAAAPSTSVRHRVAAVTGVLALGVLPSGSPPDLEQLVLAVSGGVLAVVVLWQAHQTANAPVLERTA from the coding sequence ATGGGTTTCTCCGTCGATCTGCGTCGCTGTCAGTTGCTCGGACTTGTCGGTTCGGGCTTTCTCGCGGCGGGGGGTGAGACGGCCGGGGCCCTGCCGGTGCGGGAGCTGCTGGCCCCGGCTTCGGCGCGGGCGGCGCTCGGCCTGGTGGGTGTGTACTTCGGGGTGGTGCTGCTGATCGCCGCCTGGGCCCTGCTGGGGCGGGTGATACGAGGACCCGAACCGCCAACTCCACGCGCCCTGTTGGTCGTTCTGGGGGTGTGGGCCGCGCCGCTGCTGCTCGCGCCCCCGCTGTTCAGCCGGGACGTGTACAGCTACCTCGCGCAGGGCGCCATGGTCGACGCGCACATGGACGTCTACACCCACGGTCCCGCACGGCTCGGCGGGCCGCTCGCCGACGAGGTGGCGCCCGTGTGGCAGCACACCGCGACACCGTACGGTCCCGCCTTCCTCGCCGTCGCCTCCGCGCTCTCCGGGCTGACGCGGGGCGAAGTACCGGCCGGGCTGTTCGGCATGCGGGTGGTCGCGGTGCTCGGCGTGGCGCTGATGGCCGCCGCCCTGCCGAGGCTCGCCCGGCACAGCGGCGCCGACCCGGCCGCCGCGCTGTGGCTCGGCGCACTCAACCCGCTCGTACTGCTGCACCTCGTCGCCGGTGCGCACAACGACGCCATCATGCTCGGCCTGCTCGGCATCGGACTGGTGGCAGCGCTCGGCCGCTGGCCCGTCCTCGGCGCCGTACTCGTCACGCTCGCCGCCCTGGTCAAGGTCCCGGCCCTACTGGGACTCGCAGCCGTCGTGGCACTCCAAGTGCGGGCAGGACGCGGCCTGTTGAAGGCCACGGTGACCACCGGGGCCGCCGCGCTCGCCACCACCGTCGTAGCAACCGCCGTCGCCGGTACGGGATACGGCTGGATAAGCGCCCTGAAGACACCCATCTCGCCGCACAACTGGTCGCCCACCAGCGTCCTCGGCCGCGCGACGGAGTCCCTGCTGCAGGATCTGGGCAGCGATCTCGCGCCCCTCGCGCTGCCCGCCTGGCACGCCCTCGGACTCGTCGTCACCGTCGTCGTCATACTCGCCATATGGCTGCGCCGCCCCCGGCTCAGCCCCGTCTACGCACTCGGCCTCAGCCTGGCGACAGTGGCGGTCCTCGGTCCGGCCATCCGGCCCTGGTACGCCCTGTGGGGCCTGTTCCTCATCGCCGCCGCGGCCCCCAGCACGTCCGTACGCCACCGGGTCGCCGCCGTGACCGGAGTGCTCGCACTCGGCGTCCTGCCCAGCGGCAGCCCACCGGACCTGGAGCAACTGGTCCTCGCCGTGTCGGGCGGCGTGCTCGCGGTGGTCGTGCTCTGGCAGGCCCACCAGACGGCGAACGCGCCGGTCCTGGAGCGCACCGCATGA
- a CDS encoding class I SAM-dependent methyltransferase has product MTDEHERMMRANQANWDARTPVHLASRFYGLDTSLDPERWFAAWEWEDLGELADRDVLHLQCHLGTETIAFAHRGARAVGLDISEASAKAAADIAGRAGADVEYVRANVYDAVEALGGRRFDVVYTGKGALCYLPDLDRWAATVAQLLRPEGRLYIAEFHPLLNSLGPKPAEGEGSELLLRHDYLGRGTAVHRTGRYTYTDGPPVQGATDSYEWMHGLGEVVGALVGAGLRIERLRESDELPWPRWPEMNRTSSGWWRLPDSSPRIPLLYGLLARR; this is encoded by the coding sequence ATGACCGACGAGCACGAGCGGATGATGCGCGCCAACCAGGCCAACTGGGACGCCCGTACCCCCGTCCACCTCGCCAGCCGGTTCTACGGCCTTGACACCTCCCTCGATCCGGAGCGCTGGTTCGCCGCCTGGGAGTGGGAGGACCTCGGTGAACTGGCCGACCGTGACGTCCTCCACCTCCAGTGCCACCTCGGCACGGAGACGATCGCCTTCGCCCATCGCGGCGCCCGGGCGGTGGGTCTCGACATCTCCGAGGCGTCGGCCAAGGCCGCGGCGGACATCGCCGGGCGTGCGGGCGCCGACGTCGAGTACGTACGGGCCAATGTGTACGACGCCGTGGAAGCCCTCGGCGGGCGACGGTTCGACGTCGTCTACACCGGCAAGGGCGCCCTGTGCTACCTGCCCGATCTGGACCGCTGGGCGGCGACGGTCGCTCAACTCCTGCGTCCGGAGGGCCGGTTGTACATCGCCGAGTTCCACCCCCTCCTCAACTCCCTGGGCCCGAAGCCCGCCGAGGGCGAAGGTTCCGAACTCCTGTTGCGTCACGACTACTTGGGCCGCGGGACAGCCGTACACCGGACCGGCAGGTACACGTACACGGACGGCCCGCCGGTTCAGGGCGCGACCGACAGCTATGAGTGGATGCACGGTCTCGGCGAGGTCGTGGGCGCTCTGGTGGGAGCCGGTCTGCGGATCGAGCGGCTCCGGGAGAGCGACGAACTTCCGTGGCCCCGCTGGCCCGAGATGAACCGCACCTCGTCCGGCTGGTGGCGCCTGCCGGACAGCTCCCCGCGCATCCCGCTCCTGTACGGACTTCTCGCCCGCCGCTGA
- the aspA gene encoding aspartate ammonia-lyase — MTAAAAHRSEHDLLGDRDVPAEAYWGIHSLRARENFPITGTPISAYPHLIDALAAAKEAAARANEELGLLEPAKAAAIVAACQEIRDGKLHDQFVVDVIQGGAGTSTNMNANEVVANRALELLGHPKGAYEFLHPNEDVNLGQSTNDVYPTAVNVATIFAVRGLLQAMAVLQDAFAAKAVEFRDVLKMGRTQLQDAVPMTLGQEFSAYAVMLDEDRSRLAEAVELIHEINLGATAIGTGLNAPAGYAEAARRHLADITGLPLVTAANLVEATQDCGAFVQMSGVLKRIAVKLSKSCNDLRLLSSGPRAGLNEINLPPVQAGSSIMPGKVNPVIPEVVNQVAFEVIGNDVTITMAAEAGQLQLNAFEPVILHSLSESITHLRAACLTLAERCVAGITANEDVLREAVENSIGLVTALNPYIGYEAATGIAKEALATGRGVAELVLEKGLLPPDRLAALLRPEVLAGSRAG; from the coding sequence ATGACCGCCGCCGCAGCCCATCGCAGCGAGCACGACCTGCTCGGCGACCGTGACGTCCCCGCCGAGGCGTACTGGGGCATCCACTCCCTGCGCGCCAGGGAGAACTTCCCCATCACGGGCACCCCGATCTCCGCCTACCCGCACCTGATCGACGCCCTGGCCGCCGCGAAGGAGGCCGCCGCCCGCGCCAACGAGGAACTCGGCCTGCTCGAGCCTGCCAAGGCGGCGGCCATCGTCGCGGCCTGCCAGGAGATCCGCGACGGAAAGCTGCACGACCAGTTCGTCGTCGACGTCATCCAGGGCGGTGCCGGGACCTCGACGAACATGAACGCCAACGAGGTTGTCGCGAACCGGGCGTTGGAGCTCCTCGGTCACCCCAAGGGCGCGTACGAGTTTCTGCACCCGAACGAGGACGTCAACCTCGGCCAGTCCACCAACGACGTCTACCCGACCGCCGTCAACGTCGCCACCATCTTCGCGGTGCGCGGGCTGCTCCAGGCCATGGCCGTGCTGCAGGACGCCTTTGCCGCCAAGGCCGTCGAATTTCGTGACGTGCTGAAGATGGGGCGTACGCAGTTGCAGGACGCGGTGCCGATGACACTCGGTCAGGAGTTCTCGGCGTACGCGGTGATGCTGGACGAGGACCGCAGTCGGCTTGCTGAGGCGGTCGAGCTGATCCACGAGATCAATCTGGGCGCGACGGCGATCGGTACCGGGCTCAACGCGCCCGCCGGGTACGCAGAGGCCGCGCGCCGGCACCTCGCGGACATCACCGGGCTGCCGCTGGTCACTGCCGCCAACCTCGTCGAGGCCACGCAGGACTGCGGAGCCTTCGTGCAGATGTCCGGGGTGCTGAAGCGGATCGCGGTGAAGCTCTCGAAGAGCTGCAACGATCTGCGGCTGCTGTCGTCGGGCCCGCGGGCGGGCCTCAACGAGATCAACCTCCCACCCGTGCAGGCCGGTTCGAGCATCATGCCGGGCAAGGTGAACCCGGTGATTCCCGAGGTGGTGAACCAGGTGGCCTTCGAGGTGATCGGCAACGACGTCACCATCACCATGGCGGCGGAGGCCGGTCAACTCCAGCTGAACGCCTTCGAGCCGGTCATTCTGCACTCCCTGTCCGAGAGCATCACGCATCTGCGTGCCGCCTGTCTGACGCTTGCCGAGCGATGTGTCGCCGGGATCACGGCCAACGAGGACGTGCTGCGTGAGGCCGTCGAGAACTCGATCGGGTTGGTCACCGCGCTCAACCCGTACATCGGGTACGAGGCGGCCACCGGCATCGCCAAGGAGGCCCTCGCGACGGGGCGCGGCGTTGCCGAACTGGTCCTGGAGAAGGGCTTGTTGCCGCCCGACCGGCTGGCCGCGCTGCTGCGGCCGGAGGTGTTGGCGGGGTCTCGGGCGGGCTGA